The DNA region AGAAATGAACTGTTCCTCTATAGCCTGTGCAATAGCAGCAGCTTGAGCAGTAGCTTGTGGCTGACCATCATCAGTCCACCGACCATCACTAGGCCCTCTTCGTCCAGGTAACTGCAAGGAGTCCATGCCTACAGAATAATCAGTCAATGGAGGGGGTGCTGCACCACCCAACCGGTCACCAAAGAGACTGCTTGGTACATTATCAAATGGAAGAACAGGAGCATCAAACATGTAGAAATGAGATACATCGAAACTCCCAGATGACAAAGCTTCTACATCTCTGGATGAATTCCCACCTGATGACCACATTGAGACCAGATCCCCCGACTGGGATGGTCTTAAAAGGAGAGGATGTTGAAAACCATTTACTTCCGCAACAGATCGCTCAAAGGAAGACCTACCTGTCTGACGACGGCGTTCAAAACCTAAAGGCCTGCGAAGACCAAAAAGGTCATCCACATTAACTCCTTCAAAAGGTTCAGCTGCAACATCAATTAGACCACCTGTAGCCCCAGGTTGACCAAGTACCTGCAAATGATCTAACCCATCAAGGGCTTCCCTCCATCTTACCTCTATGACACGATTCTCATGAAAATCATCATCCTCTTCATCAATCATCTCATCATTATAATCATCTCCCAAGCCTGTGTCATCATGGTCTTCCACATCTGTATCAGCTAAAGACATCATGCCACCACCATCTTCTGCTatatcctcatcctcatcctccccctcgtcatcatcctcatcatcctcACCATCATCACCCAtgtcatcatcttcatcacccATATCGTCATCTGCCCTATTCTCAACATGAAAGTTCATCTCAATTTGGTCAGTGTTGTGTAAAACACCACCCTCTTCCATCTCTTCACGCATAAAATCCATCCCAATCTCCATAGGTGGATTTGTAGCCATCGTCTCCTCCACATCTATTCTCATATCTTGCTCCACAGGCTCATTAGAATTTGCATCCTGATTACCTTCACCTTGAGAAGTTCTTTGATTCTGTTGTTCATTTTCCACCACATCTCTAACTTCCTCTTGTCCAACTGTATTCTGATTATGCTCCACAGTCTGAACAGCTGCTGGTGCATTTAACTGGTCATCAGGTCTTCCACTTAGCCCCATGGTTTTTTTCTTGTTCATTCCTTcagatttaaaaatttgatcACTAGCATTAGCAGCCCTTGTTAAAATTTCCAATGCCTTAAGTATGAGATTCACAATTTTTGGGGCATCAGGATGGTCCAAATCAATCACTTGAAGAATGCCAGTCAGGCACTGAACCATTCCTCCATCTATCATGCTTTTTGCTATGTCTGGTGAGCACCCAGAACCACCAGGTAAGTTGCTGGATGAcgaattttttgacaaaatagAGTACACCAaatcaacaaaagcaaaaacctTCTTATCTGGCAGCAATATGTTCTTAGAGGAATTGCTCTCTAAGTTTGAAAACGAGGATAAGGCTTTCACAAGTTCAATTACTACTCGTTTACGACCTTCACCAGAACGGCCACACAGAACTACGACAAACCATGAAGCCTTTTCAGACAACTTGCCTCTCCATTCATCAGGACCTGCAGATTTATCAGTAGAGAGTGGCAGCAGCCGATGTAAAATATGATGAAGTATTCCAACACCATTTCCAGGACTATCTAGAGGGTTGGATCCCCGGTGTTGACACATTTCCAGATCCCGCTTAAGAATAACCCCAACTGCATGTACATACATCAGAAGAACATCACTTAATAGCTTCAGAACAAAGGTCACCTTTGCAAGCCCCGCAGACCTTTCAGATTCAGACTCTGATTTCATTGTCTCATCAACCTTCGATTTACCCTTAACCTTGGTTGCAGGTTCATCAATGTCCATGGAATTATTTGCACCAACTTCCATGATTTTTGGAGAAGGGTATTTTAAGACTATATCAAGAAGCTGATCTATAACTTGAGTGAGATTGGCAGGGATCTTTTTGTGGCCTTTAGAGCATTTACCTGATCCATCATGTGTTTTATTTTCAGAAATCCGGACACATTCATTGGAAGATAATCCAGCCTCAACACCAGATGCCTTTGATTTGtccttctccttctctttctcctttGATAACACAACAAAAGTCCTACCTCCAGATGTCTCCAACTGGCAAACAGCACCAGCAGCTTTCATGAAAACCACAGGATCCCTAGAGATAACAGGAGCCATTGATGTCAAAAAAGTTCGTGCAGAAACACGCCCAGCATGCCGGTTTCCACTCAAAGTTTGTCGTATCTCCAATTCCATAGCTGTTTGCAGTGTCTGAGGATCCTCAAGGAGATGGCGGACAATAGTAGATGCAACAGTGTCATATCCAGGGAAAAAACAACTTCTTGGGAGACTAAAAAGAGCAGCCAAGCCTCCATTTTCAAGGAACTGCAAAGCTAGCGAATGTGTTTTTGTCAAGCGTGCACACAATTGCAGAACAGCCTGCATGATCATAGCAGGGACATGCAATTTTATCAAGTCACAAGCAACTAACAGCAACTTACGAGACTCTTCAGAAGTCAAATAACCAGTAGATTTccccaatattttttcaaatgctAAACCAGATTCTTTTTCTTGAACATCTGAAGCTGATTTTTTCTCTTGAACTGATGCAGGAACTGACAAGGAAGCATGTTCTCCAGAAGAGTCCAGCAGAGACCCTGCTGGAGTTCCATCTGTGCTCTCAGAAAAAGTTTTGGGCCTGGACTGCAGCATGTTATCCAAGATAAGAAGTAAAGAACTAATGCATTTTGGGACCAAAAGCTCATTCCCTGATTCATTTCTAGCCTTAAAGTTAGTCAAAATATCTATTGCAGCGGATACAATACCATTCTCTGCAGCAATTTCTCTTGTACTTCCATcctcaaaaagaattaatgctATAATGTGTGATAATATACTCAATGCACTGGTATCCTTTGAAAAATCCAATGGGCAAAGCTTTAGCTGCTGAATAAGGTAAGATGTCACTCTTGGACGGTCTTCTCCTTTGTTCCGATTGCAAAGAGTAACAAACAAATCTGTCAATGGGAATGCCATAGTATCAATGATCTGAAACAGTTTAACTGACGCAGCAAGAATATCATCAACAGGGGGTGCCTTCGTCTGCCCATCTTCTGTCAGGACATCCATGGACTTGTCAACATTATCAACTTTAGATGTTTCTGTTGAACTTCCCAGTGACAGAGCAAGTGCCCGAGCTAATTCATCATCCTCCTGTACAGGATCATCAGCATGACTAAACAGCCATTCCATGGCCATTTCAACGCTATTTGTTTCCACTCTTCTCAGTGCTTCCTCTGCTCTAGCCCTTGTAAAACCCATTTCAACAATGGTAGCAATAGTACCTTCATCAGGTGGTGGGGGCATAAATCTCTGGTTTGTGGTACCCGCAATGCCACTACGATTTCGTTTCACATCCCCAACACCAGAGTATACATGTGTAACAAGTGAAAGAATGGAAGCAATGAATCCCAGACTACAATTGGGAAACATTGGATGGTTCCAGACAGGAAGGATCACATCAAGAACCTGAGATTGCAGCATACGAACAAAGACTTCCGGGTCCCTAGGAACTGGAAATAGCCCAATTGAAAGACCAACTGCAACCGGCTGCACAAGAAGCTGCGCTTGGGATGCAGAGCTTGGAGATAGAAGTAAAGAAGAATTAACAAAATACTCAAGCACACGGCAATAGCTCTGTAATGTATCGAGCAGCCATGTATTGTGTGACAATTTACTTCCTTCACCTGTCTTTTCATGATCAATACCTGATGTTGGGATAGAGTATGGTAGTGTCCACAACAGCTGACTAGTGGCTTCAAATGTTGTCAGTAACTCCTTAAAGGTACCGtgaacataaaaattattaaccATTGCAGTATAACAAGTACGTCGCCGGCTGTCAAATGTTAGTGATGCCATGTCCTCTACTACCTTTCCTAGGTATCGACACTTTACTGAAAGCACAGCAGAAGTAGAATGCCCAGAGAAACTAAGAGCATCAAGAAATACTTTAGCTAGGCCAGTTCCAAGGGTCTTCGAAGCTGAACTCAATGACCCTGTGTCAGCTCTACGACGGTTTGGTAATGTGAATCCCTTGACAAGAGCTGTGAAGAAAGAGCGCAATGTAGAAGCCAGCTTATTAATAATCTCTGAAGCAAGAACATCaggacttttctttttcaattcctGCGAAGAAGATGTCTCCGGTACATTAGATGGAACGTCATTATCAATGTTTAAAGCCTCCAGGTGCCGACCTGTCCTTCCCCGTATGCGTGTCAACCCATGTCGACTACGACGGTGCAAACCTTCACCAGAACGAACTACAGACAGAAACTCCCGGTCTCCAGCCCACAAGGACTGGGAACCATTCCTGACAGAAACAGGGTTCATATATCTCACCACTGGAATATTTGCATCATCATCGCTTTCTCTACCAGTAGCATTAGATGGGGCTGCCTCTGAACTCTCAGGTTCTTGATCAGCATTTTTCTTCTCATCCACCTTGGAATCATTACATAAAGAAATTTGCCAGATTATTTCCCTATATGTGCTCCCAAGATCTTTCAATACATCTGCATCTGCAGTgccaagctccgagaccacacTAGTAGTCCCCTTCAATAAGAAATTAGATAGAGCCAGAATACCTTCAAGACTTGAAAGATATCTCAAAACCTTTGTTTGCAGTGCAGATTCAACCACAGCAAGCTGAGTGCCTCCAACTGAAGCTAAGAGTTCATTTGTTAACTTCAGATGCTCTCTCAGAAACGAACATACTGCCCGAGCAAGTGCAGCAGAATGCTGTGGCGAGAAATTCTTGAAGGCAACAGAGATACTCTGACCAACTGATGCAGAAAGAGGCATTAAAGGCAAAGTAAACAACTGCAGAACAGCTTCAATGCCCTTCTTCTCTACAAATATACGACATGTGTCAGCATTCTGAAGAATTGTTTCAAGAAGCCGACCAGTATTGGCCACACACTCAGGGAGGAATGACTCTAAATTAACTATTGAGGAATCAGCAGATGGCTCAGTGGTCTGCTCTGAATTTTCCATCTTCAATGCTTCCCTATCATCAGAGAGGACCACGTTCCTCTCTTCACCACCATCAGTTTCCATGGGTACAGGAGTAGAAGAGCACAAAGGATCAGTGGACAAGTAAGAAGCATCAATCCCAGATCCAATTCTCAAAATGGTATTTAAGATCTCAATCAACATATCCACTCCAGGCCCACGCAATGCGGAAGCATGGCGCATTAGTTCATCTAGTCCGCTAGACAAGGAGGTATCGGTAGTAAGGGCACGCAAATATGTTCTTGAAGTAAATATTCTCACAAAGCATTTCAAAGCATTTCGATCTTTGACAGCCTGAAGGCCATTAGTGTTTAAGCACAAAGCATCCAAACATTGAGGTATGCATGCTATGGCTTCAGCAGAGCAGAGAACACCATCCATTATAGCATCCAAGAAGGCAGAAGGAAGACCAGCTGCATCCAAGACAGGAAAACAAGTGGGATCTTTGTGAATCAGATCACTCATGACAGTAGCTGCAAGTGAAAACACCCCACCACCAAAATCTTTTGCCCTTCTAAAAATTACACATAAGCAATACGGTAACAAACTCTCCTCAGAGCCATAAATACGTGCAGTATTTCCGGGGGCATAAGTTCCAAGGGATATAGCACGCAGTAAAGCTTTCATCAGCAATCGCCGGTGATGCGAAACTAATGCTTCTGAATATAGAGGCTGCATGTCATCTAGCTCACTGGAGGTGCTTGCAACAACTTGCTTACCCTTCCCACCACTGTTAGAACTTTCACCTTGTTGTCTTGAACCATTTTCTATGTGTGAAACCTCCACCTTCAAACGAAAGATGGTATCATCTAAACCACCCAAATCTCTGAACAAAGCAACAGCTGGATTACTGTAATCCAAAAATGCTTCTAGAATATGCACAGCTGTGCTTACCAAATGCAAGTGTTGTGGATTTGTATCTTTAAGGAGAGGTAGAAGCGTAGGGATGAATCCTGCTTCGCGCATGGCAGAGCAACCTGATGATGATGAGACCAAAACAGTGACAAGAGATAACAGAGCCTCAGCAAAAACCACTGACCACTTTGAGGCATCACTAATGACAGAATCAATGGCCTTCTGCATGAGGCTGGACAGGATCCCACGGTGACCACCAGACGTGACGGCAGTCAAGACAGAAGGCTGGCGAGACCTATCTTGACAAAGAGCAACCAAAGAAAGCAAACATAGAATTCGAATTTTCTCAGGTACTGCATCTTCATGGCTCAATAAAGATACCAGCTCATTGACAAACTCAGGCTCAGAGTTGAAGAAAGAAACTAGGTCATCTGCATCACCGCTTGCTTGAACAAGAACTATGAAGGCATACAGACGAATGCAGGTATACTGCTGCCGAGAAGCTAAAGAGCCAAATGCCCTTGCAAACCGCAATCTTGTCAATAAAGAATATCTTAAACTGGTGGGAACTTTATATTCTGCAACTAAATTACTCAAAAGCTCTAGATCAGTCTCTAGGCGAGTATTGATGTCAGGTAAATGAATGATTTGTAAGCCTTGGGGCGAATACTCTGCAGCAGGCTGTTCAGATGACAAATCACTGGAAGCATAGAATTCAAAATGCAGCGTGCAACCCAACTCATAGGCAATTGGATCACAACTATCCTGTCCAGCAGTTGCAATTAATCCAAGTCCCTCTTCCTTTCCCCCCCAACCTTGTGCAAGAGCAAATAACTTTGAATTCAGGGAAGTATCTCTAATGGAGTACTTGCCAattgttttcttcaaaaaaGCAGCCAAGGTCTGCAGGCAAGCCTCAATGACATCCGGATCGGTGGAAGCAAGCAGTAACGAAAGATGCTGCTGCATTTTCATACAAAccaaaagtgaaaattttaaggaaagataaaagaagaagagaacttCAACTGAAATTTACATGAAGCAAGACATACTAATTTACATGAATGTgactaaaaaagaaattgcaaAAATATGTCTAAAACAGATATATAAGCATACCTCATAAGAACTATAAAAGTGCTTATTTGTACAATTCTCCAAAATTATTCTTATGACACGGAGAATTTGAATTACAGCTTCTCTTGGGAAGGGAGGATCAGAGTCCAGAAAATCATCTTCAATCTGCAAATCCTTCCTCAATTTtatgtgtttctcaaaaaatgagTCAAAATGATTAAAAAGATCCACCCAGTGATGAAAATCCCCCTGCACCACCAAGATAAACATATATCAAACTGCATAACAGCaatcataacattaaaaaaagtaaggtggaaaaaaaatagagcacCTTATCaaactcccaaacaaaaccTTTGAGGGGTTCTTCTACATTCTCGAGTGGAACTGCAGTGACACTGTCGATGAATGATCTAATTTTTGGAGGCTGAAACAAACAACgagaaaaaatagtaatttaatgTGCAGTTGTCACAACACCACTGGATAACGTATTTGTATCTCACTAAGATAAACACATCGCAAATTAGAGATCAAAAACAGATTAATTgtacagaaaataaatttgtgaaGTACATACTCCTGAGCTAAACCTCGCCTAACACCTAAAATGGGTCTACAATATTAAAAGCTAAAGGCGTGAAACTTCCACGGACAGAGCTCCTAAAAGGATTTTCCAATCTCAAAAGCTAATAAATTTCACTGCCAGAGGTCCTAAAAGGCTTTCCTATTAtcaattattgaaatatatgaATGACACATTCCCTATTTATCTCTCTTATATAAGCATGAAGAACCctacttctatttttttttttttttaatcctgcTCTGTctaacataattaatttatatctaaaactaaaaaaaaaaaatcaagcatcATATTTATTCtgatataagaaaattttacatTTCTACACAAATTAGGTTCTCTTGATTTCAGTTTGCACTAACACCCATTtcacctcttctttttttcctattgATAATGTCATTTAGCATCCCCCCCCCCTGCCccccaacaaagaaaaaagagagacgTCGGGTAGCAGTAGCAGATTAGCAATCAAAACATTCTCATCGAGTTTTCCCACAACTTCTAATCAACCAAACAATggattagtttctttttttttttttttttgctctctctttttttggctTGGCAGTTTCATATTTCTTGGGACCATGTACTTACTCCATCAAATAACATTCCTACCTCCGCAACAAGCAATAATCAGAAAGTATTCAAGTGATGACAGGAAAAGACTCCTTTCAacttaaaaaactaaatgacCCAATAATCATGGTTATAAACATCAAAGCTCCAATGGGATTCTCATAAAGTACAAAGTTAGAAACAACTGAACCCCATGTAATCTAAACTCCCACTGAAGCAGTAAAGTCTTTCAGCTCAATAAACTGAACATTTTCAAACTCACACACCCCAACAATAAATCaaacttcaaaataaaacaaaacaaaaaaataaaaaagacatcaGTTTCAAAGTTCTAATATCTTTCCCGgactttctcagcaaccaaacaaggcatgaccataaaaaaataaaaaaaaacgaatAAAAGAACAAATCTTTAATCCATCCAAATCAGTCCCAGAGCATCACAAACCAATCAAATTCGCCTAAACCCCAATACAAACACACTCATTGTACTTCCAATATCACAGCAAAAACATACACagaactaaaaattaaaaatttcccagaaaacaaaaaacaaaattgatgcatatatatttatataaataaaaacaaaaatcgaataaaagcatatatatatttatataaataagcAAAAGCACTGACCACTTCCAatgctctccttctcttcaaCTTCATCTTTGAATCAAAAGCATTTCACGGCTCCAAAGCCTTTGTGGAAACCGATCAATTCCCCTAATAACCCGAGAATCGATCGCACAAACAGGAAAAGATGATGAAAAAGATAGGGTTTTGTGTTGAAGTATTCACAATGATCGGATCGTACAAATAGAAATCCGATGGAATTTGAAGAAAGAGAGCGAGAATTTTCTTGGAAATATCAAGATTGggaattttagggtttttgattAGGATCGaatagatagagagagagagagagagaaagaaagatagagagacagagagacagagagtttTGGAGAAGAACTTAAAAGAAGAGAGCTAAAGTgctgtgtgtgtatgtatatatatatatttatatatatagggagAGAAAGGAAGAGGAATAGAATGAGAAAGGAAAAActagagagagatatatattcGGAGAGAAGTATGACAGAAAGAGGAAACTATATTTTagatattttctctttttttctttcttttttttttaagttttggggttttcttttttttttttttttttttttggagaaactatAAATATTTCACAAATTTCTTTTTACAACAATTGTTGAGTTTGTATGTTAAGATTATGGTATAAATGTGATTATGAGTAGGTAGAGCTCGGGTTAACGTTAATTTATTATCTGACTTGACTTGATTATGTTAGGGTCGAATGAATTCAAATTATTGATAAACGGATGAATGGGAGGATTGTAGAGTGTTTTTGGTAAGGTTAAATTTACGACTTGATCGGTCATATTTGTGGGTTGTTTTGCCAATGCTGATAATTTTAGCATCGTTGCAACTAGCTAGCAAGTAAGCTAATAGGATTGACGGCATGATGCTAAATAGGAAAGCAAGGTATTGGGCAAAACTCTTTAAAGAGGTAAAGTCTATTAAAATTCCATATGGGAAACTTGATACTCAATCCAATCTCATCAGGGTTTTATTAGTGCCACTGCCAACAAACCGTAGATTAtaccaacggttggattttatgttttttcaaaTTGGGTTGCCCCAAATAAGATGAGTTTTGTCGAGTACGAAATTGACTGATCAGGCTTATCAGTGTATTAAAAGTTCAATCAATAGTTCACTAATATAAAAGAGAGATGCACCAATCATAACTTATCACGTTAGTGAATTGTGAAATTCTTTGTCTCtagattataaataaataaaattaaagaaccATTATTTGGGTATATGAATTATGTATTTtagagtttatttttttatttaaattattgactGCTAATTTGTTCATAAAGTTTTGAAAATGattaaacaatatatatgtacctactaaaaaaaactaacagcAATAATGATGAGGTGGTCCAATTTAGATACGTAAGATTCACATCAACGTTGAGTATCATGAATGGGTCATttgacattaaaattaaagaaaaaaaaaggaacacacagtgtaaaattaaacaaaaattataaattaatttggatccaatttgaattttgtttgtacatcaactttttaaaattaatggtTTACCTTTGataataagaatatatatataaaacttgaaCAAATGATAAAGATGTGAGGGACTAAATTAACATGATAGTTTAAAGACATAATTGAACCATACTTCATAATTTAGTAACTAACATAATACCTTATCTTGTTTTGGTTTCTAGAATTCTTCATTTGTAACATTAGATACGAGGGCCcaaaattaatatgatataaAACTAGCATTTTAGGGTTATTAGCATTATAAATTTCAATGGCGCTGGATTTTCCAATGAGAACAAGGTCAATGTAGAGGTGGTCGTTAGGAACAGTTTTGATTTAGTCATTGCCTCTAGCT from Castanea sativa cultivar Marrone di Chiusa Pesio chromosome 6, ASM4071231v1 includes:
- the LOC142639804 gene encoding E3 ubiquitin-protein ligase UPL1 encodes the protein MKLKRRRALEVPPKIRSFIDSVTAVPLENVEEPLKGFVWEFDKGDFHHWVDLFNHFDSFFEKHIKLRKDLQIEDDFLDSDPPFPREAVIQILRVIRIILENCTNKHFYSSYEQHLSLLLASTDPDVIEACLQTLAAFLKKTIGKYSIRDTSLNSKLFALAQGWGGKEEGLGLIATAGQDSCDPIAYELGCTLHFEFYASSDLSSEQPAAEYSPQGLQIIHLPDINTRLETDLELLSNLVAEYKVPTSLRYSLLTRLRFARAFGSLASRQQYTCIRLYAFIVLVQASGDADDLVSFFNSEPEFVNELVSLLSHEDAVPEKIRILCLLSLVALCQDRSRQPSVLTAVTSGGHRGILSSLMQKAIDSVISDASKWSVVFAEALLSLVTVLVSSSSGCSAMREAGFIPTLLPLLKDTNPQHLHLVSTAVHILEAFLDYSNPAVALFRDLGGLDDTIFRLKVEVSHIENGSRQQGESSNSGGKGKQVVASTSSELDDMQPLYSEALVSHHRRLLMKALLRAISLGTYAPGNTARIYGSEESLLPYCLCVIFRRAKDFGGGVFSLAATVMSDLIHKDPTCFPVLDAAGLPSAFLDAIMDGVLCSAEAIACIPQCLDALCLNTNGLQAVKDRNALKCFVRIFTSRTYLRALTTDTSLSSGLDELMRHASALRGPGVDMLIEILNTILRIGSGIDASYLSTDPLCSSTPVPMETDGGEERNVVLSDDREALKMENSEQTTEPSADSSIVNLESFLPECVANTGRLLETILQNADTCRIFVEKKGIEAVLQLFTLPLMPLSASVGQSISVAFKNFSPQHSAALARAVCSFLREHLKLTNELLASVGGTQLAVVESALQTKVLRYLSSLEGILALSNFLLKGTTSVVSELGTADADVLKDLGSTYREIIWQISLCNDSKVDEKKNADQEPESSEAAPSNATGRESDDDANIPVVRYMNPVSVRNGSQSLWAGDREFLSVVRSGEGLHRRSRHGLTRIRGRTGRHLEALNIDNDVPSNVPETSSSQELKKKSPDVLASEIINKLASTLRSFFTALVKGFTLPNRRRADTGSLSSASKTLGTGLAKVFLDALSFSGHSTSAVLSVKCRYLGKVVEDMASLTFDSRRRTCYTAMVNNFYVHGTFKELLTTFEATSQLLWTLPYSIPTSGIDHEKTGEGSKLSHNTWLLDTLQSYCRVLEYFVNSSLLLSPSSASQAQLLVQPVAVGLSIGLFPVPRDPEVFVRMLQSQVLDVILPVWNHPMFPNCSLGFIASILSLVTHVYSGVGDVKRNRSGIAGTTNQRFMPPPPDEGTIATIVEMGFTRARAEEALRRVETNSVEMAMEWLFSHADDPVQEDDELARALALSLGSSTETSKVDNVDKSMDVLTEDGQTKAPPVDDILAASVKLFQIIDTMAFPLTDLFVTLCNRNKGEDRPRVTSYLIQQLKLCPLDFSKDTSALSILSHIIALILFEDGSTREIAAENGIVSAAIDILTNFKARNESGNELLVPKCISSLLLILDNMLQSRPKTFSESTDGTPAGSLLDSSGEHASLSVPASVQEKKSASDVQEKESGLAFEKILGKSTGYLTSEESRKLLLVACDLIKLHVPAMIMQAVLQLCARLTKTHSLALQFLENGGLAALFSLPRSCFFPGYDTVASTIVRHLLEDPQTLQTAMELEIRQTLSGNRHAGRVSARTFLTSMAPVISRDPVVFMKAAGAVCQLETSGGRTFVVLSKEKEKEKDKSKASGVEAGLSSNECVRISENKTHDGSGKCSKGHKKIPANLTQVIDQLLDIVLKYPSPKIMEVGANNSMDIDEPATKVKGKSKVDETMKSESESERSAGLAKVTFVLKLLSDVLLMYVHAVGVILKRDLEMCQHRGSNPLDSPGNGVGILHHILHRLLPLSTDKSAGPDEWRGKLSEKASWFVVVLCGRSGEGRKRVVIELVKALSSFSNLESNSSKNILLPDKKVFAFVDLVYSILSKNSSSSNLPGGSGCSPDIAKSMIDGGMVQCLTGILQVIDLDHPDAPKIVNLILKALEILTRAANASDQIFKSEGMNKKKTMGLSGRPDDQLNAPAAVQTVEHNQNTVGQEEVRDVVENEQQNQRTSQGEGNQDANSNEPVEQDMRIDVEETMATNPPMEIGMDFMREEMEEGGVLHNTDQIEMNFHVENRADDDMGDEDDDMGDDGEDDEDDDEGEDEDEDIAEDGGGMMSLADTDVEDHDDTGLGDDYNDEMIDEEDDDFHENRVIEVRWREALDGLDHLQVLGQPGATGGLIDVAAEPFEGVNVDDLFGLRRPLGFERRRQTGRSSFERSVAEVNGFQHPLLLRPSQSGDLVSMWSSGGNSSRDVEALSSGSFDVSHFYMFDAPVLPFDNVPSSLFGDRLGGAAPPPLTDYSVGMDSLQLPGRRGPSDGRWTDDGQPQATAQAAAIAQAIEEQFISQLRSIAPVNSPIERQSQNSGVPEKQPDAPPSDDSPVVAVDGANTNSHQSEGQPQENGDEITHQVNPTVESVTSGEQVNPESILEHAGELLQAHEPMLIQPFSLNTMPNVPDSMEIAEGNGAADVQVGTMAEFVNSSTDFHADLQCDGGSEADASLHDVPVQGSGCDGSSRTDDQAGTHGLAVSGSQMLNSDDCPASAVRASVDVDMNTIDAEGNQSEQPVPASEDGTDEPSSGQNTLLALDNNQAEQTSVSSEGPGSNAIDPTFLEALPEDLRAEVLASQQAQSVQPPTYAPPSAEDIDPEFLAALPPDIQAEVLAQQRAQRVAQQAEGQPVDMDNASIIATFPADLREEVLLTSSEAVLSALPSPLLAEAQMLRDRAMSHYQARSLFGSSHRLNNRRNGLGFDRQTVMDRGVGVTIGRRAASAFSDGLKVKEIEGKPLLDANALKALVRLLRVAQPLGKGLLQRLLLNLCAHSVTRATLVRLLLDMIKPEAEGAVSGLATINTQRLYGCQSNVVYGRSQLLDGLPPLVLRRIFEILTYLATNRTAVANMLFYFDPSLVPEPLSPICMETKKDKGKEKIVEGGLSPKLLGNSLDGDVPLILFLKLLNRPLFLRSNAHLEQVMGLLQVVVYTAASKLDYQPQSEHVTANASDLSVNEASADVQKDPPISEPESKKEDKCAGADSSSSDGKKSVDTSNTFSQLPQSELRNLCSILGREGLSDKVYMLASEVLKKLASVVSSHRKFFTSELSELADRLGCSAVEELVTLRKTHMLGLSAGSMAGAAILRVLQALSSLISHSINEGAGLENDGEQEEQAIMKKLNIALDPLWEELSECISVTETQLGQSSFSQTLSNINVGEHVQGNSSSPLPPGTQRLLPFIEAFFVLCEKLQANQSITQQDQANITAREVKESAGSSSSFIIKCSVESQKKLDGAVTFTRFAERHRRLLNAFIRQNPGLLEKSLSMLLKAPRLIDFDNKKAYFRSRIRHQHEQHLSGPLRISVRRAYVLEDSYNQLRMRPFQDLKGRLNVQFQGEEGIDAGGLTREWYQLLSRVIFDKGALLFTTVGNNATFQPNPNSVFQTEHLSYFKFVGRVVAKALFDGQLLDVYFTRSFYKHILGVKVTYHDIEAVDPDYYKNLKWMLENDVSEIPDLTFSMDADEEKLILYEKNEVTDYELKPGGRNIRVTEETKHEYVDLVAEHILTNAIRPQITSFLEGFNELVPRDLISIFNDKELELLISGLPEIDLDDLKANAEYTGYTAASSVIQWFWEVVTAFNKEDMARLLQFVTGTSKVPLEGFKALQGISGPQRFQIHKAYGAPDRLPSAHTCFNQLDLPEYTSKEQLQERLLLAIHEASEGFGFG